GTAAAATATATTTAATAAATTTATAATACAATTAAAGTAAAATTTCATATAAAAGACCTTGTTTTTGTTTTAATATATAAGCTTTTCCTATTAACTCAAATGGAAAAGTATTAAAGGATGATTAGTGATAATAGCGATTGTAATACAGAAATTTGAACTGAGTATATGACACAAAAAAAAGTAATACATAGGTGATTTTGTATGAAACAAGAATTTAAAAAAATATTGGATCATCCAATAGATAGGAGAACATTCCTGAAGGCTGTGGGTGCAGGGACCGTGGCAACACTATTTGGTGGACAAGCAACCATGGAAGAAGTCTTTGCGGCTTCTCCAAAAGTAGGAATAGTCCAACTTGGAACCTGTGCAGGATGTCAGGTTTCTTTAACAGAATTTGGAATGGATATAAGGAATATTAGCTCTTCAAACCCAACTATTGCCGATATACTACCAACAATAGATATAAAATATGCACCACTTCTAGTAGATGTTCTTGCTGAATCATTTGAGAATATTAGCTCCCTTGATATTTGTATAATTGAGGGTATTGCAGGCCCCACAGTTGAGTCTTCAGAACTTCTGGATCACGCCAGATCGATATCAACTAAGGTTGTTGCACTAGGAGATTGTGCATCCTACGGCGGAGTCCCTGGTTTGAATTCAAGAAAAGGTCTTTTAGATCTTCATCCTATAAACGAAGTAATTTCAGTAGATGCATACATCAGAGGATGTCCACCACAACCAGAACAAATATGGTACATGGTAACTGGTGGAGCTATTGGCGAAGCCATAAAACCTGGAAGAGTATGTGATCCATGTATCTATGATCCTGAAGGCCCTCAAGCAAGTGAGCTAGGCCAGCCCGGATGTAAAAAACATCTTGGATGCCAGGGTCACGATAGTCCATGGCAATGTGGAGCTACAAGAAGCACTGGTGGAAAAGCACCATGTACACTGGTTGATGATATTTGTATAGGATGTTACAGAGACCAGTACCCAGTAACACCATATTATGTTAAAGGTCAAGTACAAATGAGAAATCAATATGGAGCTGGAAACCAAACCCCTAGTGGAAATACAACAAACGCAACCACAAATGCAACACTAAATAAAACAGGAATGATGGGTAAGTAGGTGATTTAAATGGCAGTTGAAATAAAACCCGTAACTAGAATTGAAGGCGATGGAAAACTTGAATTAGAAACCTACTTGGACGAAGCTGGAAAATTAAAAGTAAAAAATCTTTTAACACCTAATGACGGAACTTTAAATTTACCAACAGATAATGCTGCAAGGTATCCAAAGTTCTGTGTCACAGAATTTAGAGGATTTGAGAAATTTGCAGTTGGAGAACAGCCAGACACTGTTACAAAACTAGTTCCAAGGATATGTGGTGTTTGCCCCGTGCCTCACAACATGGCAAGCACATGTGCAGTTGAGGCCGCTTATGGCACAAAAATAGTTAACAATGCAAAGACAGTAAGAAGATTCATGCTTGCAGTTCATACAGTACACAGTCATCTACTGCACTTCTTTGTACTTGCTGGAAAGGACATTCTACCACAGAGCATAATAGATCAAGAACTTCCTAACATAATAAGTGCCCACAACAAGGCACAGGCTTGTGTAGCAGTATTTGGAGGAAAACCTGTTCACCCTGCATCATGTATTCCTGGAGGACAGACAAAAGTTCCAAACAGTACAGAAATTGGACAGATCAGAGCACGAATGCAAGAAATACAAAGTTATGCAACTTCTCTTTTAGGTGCATTAAAGGGTGCTCTATTAAATCTACCAAACGACTTTGGTGTAAGACCTAGTAACTACTTGAGTTCTGGTGTTCCTTTCTATAGTGGTGTTTCTGGATCATTTTCATACTTTGGAACATCAGGAGGAGTTGTAATCAGAAATCCTTCAAATCCAACTGACTTTAACTCAGCCACCATAGTTCCATTTAACCCAGCAAATGTGAAAGAAGAAATCATAACCCCCTACGGAAGCGTTATAAACCTTCCAACAAACTACAGCTACACCAAAAGACCATACTACACCCACAACGGCGTAAACTATGTATGTGAAGTAGGACCTCTTGCAAGACTCGCAGTAGCATACAAGGCTGGTGACAGCGTTGTAAAATCTACCGTAGACAGCATCGCAAGTAGTTGGGGTGTTGGTGCAAACGACATATTATCTCCCTCAACAAGAAACAGGCACATAACCCGGCTTATAGAAACCGTGATAATGATTGACAGAATTCTAAATGGCGGTTGGTCAAACATAGCTCAGGTAGACAGTTACTCACCTCCAAACGAGAAAGCAGGAACTGGTATGGGCATAGTTGAAGCACCTCGTGGAACACTAATACACAGCATACAAGTAGGATCTGATTTAAAGACTGCATCATACGACTGTATGGTACCGACTACAGCAAACACAGGAGCTATGGAAGAAGCTGTAGCAGACGATCTCGTGGAGATAAGACCAGAAACAATAGAATTGCTAGGGCGTGAACCAACAGAAGACGAAAAACTACTTTTAGGAGATGCAAGCCGAAGCATAAGAGGATTTGATCCATGTTGTTCATGTTCCTCCCACATGATAGAAATTAAAAACCCAGATGGCACTAAAAAACGCCATCTATAACTTATTTTTTTGTGGGAAAATGATATGCATAGTTGGCTTTGGAAATTTATTGCTTGGAGATGATGGAGTAGGAATAAGAATAATCCAAAGACTTAAAATGATGAACCTTCCAAATTATGTGGATATAATAGATGCTGGAGCTTATGGGGCAATCCTATTCAGCCTAATTGAAAAATATGACAAAATAATTGTGGTGGACGCTGTTAGATCCAATCATGAAATTGAAAGAATCATTTTAATGAAGGCATCTGAGATAATGAAAACAAATGAAAAATATTACTTTTCTGGACATGATTTAAATCTGTTAGATATATTTTCAATGATAGAATCTGTCTATTCAGACAATCTATTGGATAAAATATGTATCATTGGCGTTAGAATCCAAAAAATTGAAGAATCATTAGAACTTTCAGAAAAAATTATAAAAAGCATGGAAAAAACTGTGAATTTAATTACAACTAACTTCCTAAATGAGGGTGATGAAATATGGAAGAACCACTGATTACGCATTTCGACGAACTGAGAAGTAGATTAATAAGAATTGCTATTGTAATTATTGCAATATCTGCTGTTACGTTCCCATTTGCCAATCAAATTCTTATTAGAATTCAAAATGATTTACTACCTGAAGGAATGCGTTTGATTGTAATAGGCCCCTTAGAAGCCATATGGGCACAAATAGAAGTATGTATGCTTGTTGCATTTGTAATTGCCCTTCCATACATTATCTATGAAACTATGAAATTCTTAAAACCAGCTCTTAAAGGTTCTGAGAATTCTTTTTTAATTAAAACAATACCTCCCGCATTGATACTTTTTGGAATTGGAGCTATATTTACTTACAAAATTGTGCTTGTAGTAACACTTAAATTTCTTATTGGCTATGCAACATCCTCCGGTGTTATACCTCTTTTAAGTTTAGGAGATTTCATATCATTTGTACTCCTAATGATTTTGGTATTTGGGCTACTCTTTGAATTACCACTTGCCTGTTGTGCTCTTGCATCCCTTGATTTAATCTATTCTGATACCCTTACAGGTAACAGAAAAGGAGCTTACGTTGGTATTTTGATTATCGCAGGAATTTTAACACCAGACCCCACACCGTTTACTCAGCTTATTGTCACATTACCAATGATCATTCTCTTTGAAATAAGTGTTCTTTTGATTAAATACATGCACAGAGATAAGAAAATGGAGGTTACAAATGATGCATCCGTTGGTTAAGGAGGTGAAAAAATGATTGGTGGACTTGGAATGCCAGAACTTTTAATAATCCTTTTTGTGATCCTGCTCCTTTTTGGTTCAAAGAAACTTCCAGAACTTGCAAAAGGAATGGGTAAAGCTTTTGGAGAGTTTAAAAGAACTCAACGTGAGTCAGAGTTTAAAATAAAAGAAGAACCAAAAGAAGCAGAAGTAATAGAGAAAAAAGAGGAAATAAAAACTGAATCTAAAGAAGAAACAGTGCAAACAACTAAAACAGCTGAAAAATCAGAAACAAAAGCATGAATAATAGGATACTCTTTAATGAACGTTTAAACGATTCATTAGTTTGCCTATAATCTCATAGGATACTCTTTAATGAACGTTTAAACGATTCATTAGTTTGCCTATATAATTTTTTAGTATATGTAATATTTATATAACTTAATGCCCTTAAATGGAGGTTAAAAAAATGAAGAAAGAATACCTAATCTTAATTTCACTTTGTTTGGCCATTATTGCATTGGCTGCATCTTTATATGGGCTTTCTAAAACCCCAAACATTTCTACAAGCCCAATAACGTCATGGAATTCACAAATTATGTCTCCACAAATCAGTGCCACGTCATTTGTGGATCCTTCAGCCAGAATAATCGGAGACGTGACTATTGGAAGTAACGTTTTCATTGGACCATTCGCATCAGTGCGTGGCGATGAAGGATCACCTATTTACATTGGTGATGGTTCAAACATCCAAGATGGTGTGATTATACATGGTCTTAAAGACCCTCGAGTAACTGTTGGGGGTAAAAATTATTCTGTCTATGTTGGAAAAGAAGTTTCAATGGCACATGGCAGTATAATTCACGGTCCTGTCTTTATTGACGACAAAAGTTTTATTGGCTTCGGTGCAGTGATATTCAAAGCAACCATAGGTAAAAATTGTGTTATACTACACAATGCTGTGGTGACAAATAATGTAAAAATAGCCGATGGTAAATATGTACCAGCAGGTGCAATAATCGACGACCAAGCAAAAGCAGATGCACTAACAGAAGTTCCAGAAACTCTCAAAGAGCTACCTCCAGACGTAGTGAAAGTCAATAAAGAACTGACAAATACATACAAACGCTAATGGGATATTAACTCAGTTTAACATGTTCCCCCCATTATTTTTTTAATGATAAATGAGTTAATAATATCCCATTAGTTTTTTTGTTTTTTTATTTTTTTGGGCATGATGATCTTATTTTAATGACTTTAAAAGTGGATAAACTTCGCAAATACTGGACTTGATAATAAAAGTTCTAAAATATCTTAAATATATTCTCCAAAAAAGCCCAACATAAAGATTAAAAAAAGGGGATTTAAAAATTATTAATTAAATAAGACTTTTTTTTATAACAAATGAATTTAAAGCATTTTATAACTGATAGTATTTGCTTAAACAGTAAATAATACCCTAATAATATGTGTTTCCATAATCTAAACTTTAAATAAATAACTAATAAAAAAATGAATCTCAAAATTCAAGATACAATATTACTAAATTCAGTATCCTTACTTAAATTTGTTAGATATATATACATTAAACAATTAATAATATGACTAGAATCTGAATAATATCATAATCCAAAATAAATAATATTTGGATTTCTATTTACATATAATAATTTCCATTATTAAATAATAAGTTATATATTTTTTCAAAAAAAATAGTGTTAGCAGCCATGATTTTGGTTTTGTTATTATGCAGTATAAAAAAAAGAAAGAAAATCAAGATGTAGATAGATCTAAGAAATCAGAATACATCTTTGTAGAACCTGATAATTTCAATGAAAAAATACATTTAAAGGAGATTTTTAAAGAATCTGAAGAGGGATATAAGTTTCCCATTAATAATTCTAAAGTTCCAATAAACATCTTCTCTGAAGATATGAAGATTTTGGATGTAAATAAAAGGCTAATTCAACTTTCAGGATATTCTAAAAAAGAGCTTTTATCCATGAAATTGAAAGATATATACCCTGAATCGGCTGAAATCTTGAGTAAAGGAATAAAAAAGATAATTGAAGCTAAAATATTTCCTATTTTAGAAGTTAATTTACATACTAAAAAGGGGAAGATTATACCTGTTGAAATAGTTGTCACTGAACTTAAAAATTATGGTCCAAAAAGTGTTTTCCAAGGTACTGTGAGAGATAATGATGCACTTATGCAAATAGAAAAAGCTTTAACTGATATTGAAAAAAGTTTTAGAACATTAG
This portion of the Methanobacterium sp. genome encodes:
- a CDS encoding twin-arginine translocation signal domain-containing protein, with the protein product MKQEFKKILDHPIDRRTFLKAVGAGTVATLFGGQATMEEVFAASPKVGIVQLGTCAGCQVSLTEFGMDIRNISSSNPTIADILPTIDIKYAPLLVDVLAESFENISSLDICIIEGIAGPTVESSELLDHARSISTKVVALGDCASYGGVPGLNSRKGLLDLHPINEVISVDAYIRGCPPQPEQIWYMVTGGAIGEAIKPGRVCDPCIYDPEGPQASELGQPGCKKHLGCQGHDSPWQCGATRSTGGKAPCTLVDDICIGCYRDQYPVTPYYVKGQVQMRNQYGAGNQTPSGNTTNATTNATLNKTGMMGK
- a CDS encoding nickel-dependent hydrogenase large subunit; its protein translation is MAVEIKPVTRIEGDGKLELETYLDEAGKLKVKNLLTPNDGTLNLPTDNAARYPKFCVTEFRGFEKFAVGEQPDTVTKLVPRICGVCPVPHNMASTCAVEAAYGTKIVNNAKTVRRFMLAVHTVHSHLLHFFVLAGKDILPQSIIDQELPNIISAHNKAQACVAVFGGKPVHPASCIPGGQTKVPNSTEIGQIRARMQEIQSYATSLLGALKGALLNLPNDFGVRPSNYLSSGVPFYSGVSGSFSYFGTSGGVVIRNPSNPTDFNSATIVPFNPANVKEEIITPYGSVINLPTNYSYTKRPYYTHNGVNYVCEVGPLARLAVAYKAGDSVVKSTVDSIASSWGVGANDILSPSTRNRHITRLIETVIMIDRILNGGWSNIAQVDSYSPPNEKAGTGMGIVEAPRGTLIHSIQVGSDLKTASYDCMVPTTANTGAMEEAVADDLVEIRPETIELLGREPTEDEKLLLGDASRSIRGFDPCCSCSSHMIEIKNPDGTKKRHL
- a CDS encoding hydrogenase maturation protease, which produces MICIVGFGNLLLGDDGVGIRIIQRLKMMNLPNYVDIIDAGAYGAILFSLIEKYDKIIVVDAVRSNHEIERIILMKASEIMKTNEKYYFSGHDLNLLDIFSMIESVYSDNLLDKICIIGVRIQKIEESLELSEKIIKSMEKTVNLITTNFLNEGDEIWKNH
- the tatC gene encoding twin-arginine translocase subunit TatC; translation: MEEPLITHFDELRSRLIRIAIVIIAISAVTFPFANQILIRIQNDLLPEGMRLIVIGPLEAIWAQIEVCMLVAFVIALPYIIYETMKFLKPALKGSENSFLIKTIPPALILFGIGAIFTYKIVLVVTLKFLIGYATSSGVIPLLSLGDFISFVLLMILVFGLLFELPLACCALASLDLIYSDTLTGNRKGAYVGILIIAGILTPDPTPFTQLIVTLPMIILFEISVLLIKYMHRDKKMEVTNDASVG
- the tatA gene encoding twin-arginine translocase TatA/TatE family subunit, whose translation is MIGGLGMPELLIILFVILLLFGSKKLPELAKGMGKAFGEFKRTQRESEFKIKEEPKEAEVIEKKEEIKTESKEETVQTTKTAEKSETKA
- a CDS encoding carbonate dehydratase, with the protein product MKKEYLILISLCLAIIALAASLYGLSKTPNISTSPITSWNSQIMSPQISATSFVDPSARIIGDVTIGSNVFIGPFASVRGDEGSPIYIGDGSNIQDGVIIHGLKDPRVTVGGKNYSVYVGKEVSMAHGSIIHGPVFIDDKSFIGFGAVIFKATIGKNCVILHNAVVTNNVKIADGKYVPAGAIIDDQAKADALTEVPETLKELPPDVVKVNKELTNTYKR